In Syntrophomonadaceae bacterium, a genomic segment contains:
- the gabT gene encoding 4-aminobutyrate--2-oxoglutarate transaminase — protein sequence MDFEWKPQLLTEIPGPKSKELLALREKYVSRGLANNAPIFVEEAKGALVRDVDGNIFIDFAAGIGVVNVGHSPKEIVDAVKEQAEKFLHTCFHVAMYEPYVRLAEKLTQITPGSFPKKVMLANSGAEAVENAVKLARKHSKRTGIISLECAFHGRTLMAMTLTSKVKPYKFGFGPFAPEIYKIPSAYCYRCIFGRQYPGCDLQCVSYLERFFLSECPHENVAAIIMEPVQGEGGFIAPPPEYLKGLKAVCEKYGILLIADEVQSGFGRTGRMFAVEHFGIEPDMMTLSKSLAAGMPVSAVVGRAEIMDAASPGEIGSTFGGNPVSCVAALKSIELLERDSLADRSYQLGEIMIKRLKHMQDKYPLIGDVRGIGAMVAIELVKDRQTKEPAKEAALKVVRFCVNSGVLALSAGVFSNVIRFLVPLVITEEQLSMGLDVVDRALEAASFN from the coding sequence ATGGACTTTGAGTGGAAGCCGCAGTTACTGACAGAAATCCCGGGTCCCAAATCCAAGGAACTCTTGGCATTAAGAGAGAAGTATGTGTCCCGGGGACTGGCGAATAACGCCCCGATTTTTGTCGAAGAAGCTAAAGGGGCCTTGGTGCGAGATGTGGACGGCAATATTTTTATTGATTTTGCGGCTGGTATTGGCGTTGTAAATGTGGGTCACAGTCCCAAAGAAATTGTAGACGCTGTTAAAGAACAGGCGGAGAAATTCTTGCATACCTGTTTTCATGTGGCTATGTACGAACCCTATGTGCGGCTGGCAGAAAAGCTAACCCAGATCACCCCGGGATCCTTTCCTAAAAAAGTGATGTTGGCCAATTCCGGGGCCGAAGCAGTTGAAAATGCTGTCAAGCTGGCCAGAAAGCATAGCAAGCGGACGGGGATCATTTCGTTGGAATGCGCATTCCACGGCAGAACCTTGATGGCTATGACCCTGACCAGCAAGGTTAAGCCTTATAAGTTCGGGTTTGGCCCCTTTGCCCCAGAGATTTACAAAATCCCTTCAGCTTATTGCTACCGCTGTATTTTCGGTCGGCAGTATCCGGGCTGTGACCTGCAGTGCGTTAGTTACCTGGAGCGTTTTTTCCTGTCAGAATGCCCCCATGAAAATGTTGCTGCAATAATCATGGAGCCCGTTCAGGGCGAGGGGGGGTTCATCGCTCCGCCGCCGGAGTATCTTAAGGGTCTCAAGGCAGTATGTGAGAAGTACGGCATTTTGCTGATTGCCGATGAGGTCCAATCGGGCTTTGGCCGTACCGGAAGGATGTTTGCCGTTGAACACTTTGGCATTGAACCTGACATGATGACTCTCTCCAAGTCATTAGCGGCTGGGATGCCTGTCAGCGCTGTAGTGGGCAGGGCCGAGATCATGGATGCAGCTAGCCCGGGCGAAATTGGGAGCACTTTTGGTGGCAACCCAGTATCTTGTGTTGCTGCTTTAAAGTCAATCGAACTGCTTGAGCGGGACTCTCTTGCTGACCGGTCTTATCAATTGGGAGAAATTATGATTAAGCGGCTTAAACATATGCAGGACAAATACCCGTTGATTGGCGATGTCCGTGGTATAGGGGCCATGGTTGCTATTGAACTGGTTAAAGACCGCCAGACAAAAGAACCAGCTAAAGAGGCAGCCTTGAAAGTTGTCAGATTCTGTGTTAACAGCGGTGTTTTAGCCTTAAGTGCCGGCGTATTCAGCAATGTGATCCGGTTCCTGGTTCCTCTTGTCATTACCGAGGAGCAGTTGTCTATGGGACTTGACGTTGTTGATCGGGCCTTGGAGGCTGCATCTTTTAATTAA
- a CDS encoding sigma 54-interacting transcriptional regulator: protein MSNSPGLLQQVLALQEELKKIQQVNKELEVMLDSSFDEIYLTDGNRVTLRVSAACERLYGVKPEELVGKPVDELVKAGLFFPSCTEVVLKEKRRVTILQHTRSGRQVVVTGNPVFNGDGVIERIVINSRDITEINVLKERLADTEALADSYRQQIARLNQISLQQAKCQMVAESPAMREVVDLARRVAKVDSTILLLGETGVGKGLLAAHIHQNSPRCRGPFISVNCAAIPASLLESELFGYETGAFTGARKEGKKGTIEMADQGTLFLDEIAELPLALQAKLLQVIQEKRVVRVGGYKERPVNVRILAATNQDIQRMVATGGFREDLYYRLNVVPITVPPLRCRREDIPFLIEVCLGRFKEKYGITKKLAPEVLDLFINYDWPGNVRELENVIERLVVTSDRKEIAVSHLPELFLSRAAGRKEPVVIVQGLCTLSRAIEELEKQLIARAYHQFGNTYRIAEVLGINQSTAVRKINKYLSVRRRKPNKNTSCSEQL from the coding sequence ATGTCGAATTCGCCAGGCCTCTTGCAGCAGGTTTTGGCATTGCAGGAAGAGCTGAAAAAAATTCAGCAGGTCAATAAAGAGTTAGAGGTTATGCTCGATTCTTCTTTTGACGAGATCTACCTTACCGATGGAAACAGGGTTACTCTTAGGGTAAGTGCTGCCTGTGAGCGGCTGTATGGCGTTAAACCCGAGGAGTTGGTCGGGAAACCGGTAGATGAATTAGTTAAGGCAGGTCTTTTTTTCCCTTCCTGCACAGAGGTGGTATTAAAAGAAAAGCGCCGGGTGACCATATTGCAGCATACCCGCAGCGGCCGACAGGTGGTTGTTACCGGCAATCCTGTGTTTAACGGGGATGGGGTCATCGAAAGAATAGTGATCAACTCCAGAGATATCACTGAAATCAATGTGCTAAAGGAAAGATTGGCTGACACGGAGGCATTGGCAGACAGCTACCGGCAGCAGATCGCCCGGTTAAACCAAATAAGCCTTCAGCAGGCTAAATGTCAAATGGTCGCCGAGAGTCCTGCTATGCGGGAGGTGGTTGACCTGGCCAGACGGGTGGCTAAAGTTGACTCGACAATCCTCTTATTAGGCGAAACGGGAGTTGGCAAGGGCTTGCTGGCAGCTCACATCCACCAAAACAGTCCCAGGTGCCGGGGCCCGTTTATCAGTGTCAATTGCGCCGCTATCCCGGCCAGCCTGCTGGAGTCCGAGCTGTTTGGCTATGAGACGGGAGCTTTTACCGGCGCTAGAAAAGAAGGAAAAAAGGGCACCATTGAGATGGCTGACCAGGGCACATTGTTCCTGGATGAGATAGCCGAACTGCCTTTAGCGCTCCAGGCTAAATTATTACAAGTTATTCAGGAGAAGCGGGTGGTCAGGGTAGGGGGCTATAAAGAACGGCCTGTCAATGTGCGGATTCTGGCTGCTACCAATCAGGATATCCAAAGAATGGTAGCTACGGGCGGGTTCCGCGAAGACCTGTACTACCGGCTCAATGTGGTGCCCATCACCGTTCCTCCCCTCAGGTGCCGGAGAGAAGACATTCCCTTTTTAATTGAGGTGTGTTTGGGCCGCTTTAAGGAGAAATACGGCATCACAAAAAAATTAGCCCCCGAGGTGTTGGATCTTTTCATTAATTATGATTGGCCTGGAAATGTGCGGGAGTTAGAAAATGTGATCGAACGGCTGGTGGTTACCAGTGACCGGAAAGAAATTGCTGTTAGCCATTTGCCGGAGCTGTTTCTGTCCAGGGCAGCCGGACGAAAAGAGCCGGTGGTAATTGTGCAGGGGCTTTGTACATTGAGCAGGGCCATCGAAGAGCTGGAAAAACAGCTGATTGCCAGGGCCTATCACCAGTTCGGGAATACTTACCGGATAGCGGAAGTTCTAGGTATCAATCAATCCACAGCTGTACGGAAAATTAACAAATATTTGTCCGTCAGGCGCCGCAAACCCAATAAAAATACCTCTTGCAGCGAACAATTATAA